One genomic segment of Nitrospinota bacterium includes these proteins:
- a CDS encoding DUF2752 domain-containing protein: MKLPDISKEWRFANIGIACLLFIALLFPFTIVLSGNTPNTTWYSPTCFVRQHTGMPCQTCGLTRSIVAFYRGEWDNSLRYHKSGMLIIVVGLIELFLRPLPLLVQHSWFPWVDMLQFILVGVFVKLDILFLH, from the coding sequence ATGAAACTGCCTGATATCTCCAAAGAATGGAGATTCGCTAATATAGGGATCGCTTGTTTGTTATTTATTGCGCTCCTTTTTCCTTTTACCATTGTTTTGAGTGGAAATACCCCAAATACAACGTGGTACTCCCCAACATGCTTTGTACGTCAACATACCGGAATGCCATGCCAAACATGCGGGCTTACCCGAAGCATAGTTGCCTTTTATCGAGGGGAGTGGGATAATTCACTACGCTATCACAAAAGTGGCATGTTGATAATTGTTGTGGGATTGATAGAGTTATTCTTGAGGCCATTGCCATTACTTGTCCAGCATTCATGGTTCCCTTGGGTTGACATGTTGCAATTTATACTAGTTGGAGTATTTGTAAAATTGGACATTCTTTTCCTTCACTGA
- a CDS encoding RluA family pseudouridine synthase: MTVPAEGAKVRLDKFLASSELGYSRSYVQKLLNDGMVSVNGQAARSSQKLKAGDMVEVKIPAPKSLDITPEDIHLDVVYEDDDFAVINKPAGMVVHPAAGHYSGTLVHALLKYFGEGLSTIGGVVRPGIVHRLDKDTSGLIAVAKNDDAHESLTKQLADRTMSRTYIAVVKGEPRPREGTIEGNIGRHRFHRKKMAVMKEGGREAVSKYKVAQTLKGASVVLVSLVTGRTHQIRVHLQSVNCPVIGDPVYSRGVGRYPIKRQALHAWKMRLVHPKSGKKMEFIATLPDDMARLIKELGGDPAGYC, from the coding sequence CTGACCGTACCGGCGGAGGGGGCGAAAGTCCGTCTGGACAAGTTCCTCGCATCGTCGGAACTCGGCTATTCGCGCTCATACGTCCAGAAACTTTTGAATGACGGAATGGTTAGCGTGAACGGCCAGGCCGCGCGCTCCTCCCAAAAGCTCAAGGCTGGCGATATGGTGGAGGTGAAAATCCCGGCCCCGAAAAGCCTGGACATCACCCCGGAAGACATTCATCTGGACGTGGTTTACGAAGATGACGACTTCGCCGTGATAAACAAACCGGCCGGCATGGTGGTCCATCCGGCGGCAGGGCATTATTCGGGCACCCTCGTACACGCGCTTTTAAAATATTTCGGCGAAGGGCTTTCCACCATCGGCGGGGTCGTCCGCCCCGGGATAGTGCATAGGCTGGACAAGGACACGTCGGGATTGATCGCCGTGGCAAAGAACGACGACGCCCACGAATCGCTGACAAAACAACTGGCGGACCGGACGATGAGCCGGACATACATCGCCGTGGTCAAAGGGGAGCCAAGGCCGCGCGAGGGGACCATTGAGGGGAACATCGGCCGTCACAGGTTTCACCGCAAAAAGATGGCGGTGATGAAAGAAGGAGGACGCGAAGCGGTCTCCAAATACAAGGTGGCGCAGACGTTAAAGGGGGCGAGCGTGGTGCTCGTTTCTCTGGTGACCGGCAGGACCCACCAGATACGGGTGCATCTTCAAAGCGTCAACTGCCCGGTTATCGGCGACCCCGTATATTCGCGCGGCGTGGGGCGCTATCCCATAAAACGCCAGGCGCTCCACGCCTGGAAGATGCGGCTTGTCCATCCGAAGAGCGGGAAGAAAATGGAATTCATCGCTACTTTGCCCGACGACATGGCAAGGCTTATAAAAGAATTGGGGGGAGACCCGGCGGGATACTGTTAA
- the lgt gene encoding prolipoprotein diacylglyceryl transferase has translation MHPILFKFGPLTLHTYGLLVAGGFLLGIAWAARLGKREGMAPQMVYDVSFWIILSAILSSRVLYVMVEYRHYLDRPLDVFKIWEGGLVFYGGVIGAVAAIAICARIYKFDMWKFADIAAPSAALGHAIGRLGCLFAGCCYGRETHVPWAVTFEDVHSIAPTGVPLHPTQIYDSLNEFTIFLIITAFRPYRKFKGQVWWIWVGLYSFGRMIVEGFRGDPRGMWLGDSFSTSQILAAGGILLAVIFYLRSRRLYKSEGI, from the coding sequence ATGCATCCCATACTATTCAAATTCGGCCCCCTGACGCTTCATACTTACGGCCTTCTTGTGGCCGGCGGTTTCCTTCTGGGCATCGCCTGGGCCGCGCGGCTGGGCAAGCGGGAGGGGATGGCCCCCCAGATGGTGTATGACGTTTCGTTCTGGATCATCCTTTCGGCGATCCTTTCGTCCCGCGTCCTTTACGTCATGGTGGAATACAGGCATTACCTGGACAGGCCGCTGGACGTTTTCAAGATATGGGAGGGGGGGCTGGTGTTCTATGGCGGGGTGATCGGCGCGGTGGCCGCCATCGCCATCTGCGCCAGGATTTACAAGTTTGACATGTGGAAATTCGCCGACATCGCGGCGCCTTCCGCCGCCCTGGGGCACGCCATCGGCAGGCTCGGCTGCCTTTTCGCCGGATGCTGTTACGGGCGGGAGACGCATGTACCCTGGGCCGTCACGTTCGAGGATGTCCACTCCATCGCCCCCACCGGCGTGCCGCTCCACCCGACGCAGATTTACGATTCGCTCAACGAGTTCACTATATTCCTCATAATCACCGCGTTCCGCCCATACCGCAAGTTCAAGGGGCAGGTGTGGTGGATATGGGTGGGGCTCTATTCTTTCGGCAGGATGATCGTGGAAGGGTTCCGGGGCGATCCGCGCGGGATGTGGCTTGGTGATTCGTTCTCCACTTCGCAGATACTGGCGGCGGGCGGGATACTGCTGGCGGTGATTTTTTACCTGAGAAGCAGGCGGCTTTATAAAAGTGAAGGAATCTGA
- a CDS encoding DUF86 domain-containing protein, with protein MQLDPKDAARLFDILEAADKILRYTVGYNFKVFAGNDLLMDAVERNLEIIGEASRNISGSFKESHPDVPWREIVALRNILIHEYGRVRKEELWEIVTIHLPRLREIVAGAMPAPPADQNL; from the coding sequence ATGCAGCTTGATCCAAAAGACGCCGCCCGTCTTTTTGACATTCTTGAAGCGGCGGACAAAATCCTTCGCTATACCGTTGGATATAATTTCAAGGTTTTCGCCGGGAATGACCTTCTCATGGACGCTGTTGAAAGAAACCTGGAGATCATTGGCGAAGCGTCCAGGAACATTTCAGGTTCTTTCAAGGAATCGCACCCTGATGTGCCATGGCGCGAGATCGTGGCATTGCGAAACATTCTCATCCATGAATACGGCCGTGTAAGGAAAGAAGAATTATGGGAAATTGTCACGATTCATCTTCCACGGCTCAGGGAAATAGTCGCCGGCGCGATGCCAGCGCCCCCCGCTGATCAAAACCTGTAA
- a CDS encoding nucleotidyltransferase domain-containing protein — MIMIRVPLDKENIARFCGGRGIRKMFLFGSVLRDDFGPASDVDVLLEFEENSGITFENRVEIMDKLSALFGRQVDLVDKRSLRNPFRRQAILSTAELIYAA, encoded by the coding sequence ATTATTATGATCCGCGTTCCGCTGGACAAGGAGAATATCGCGAGATTTTGCGGTGGCCGCGGCATCAGGAAAATGTTCCTGTTCGGTTCCGTATTAAGGGATGATTTCGGCCCGGCAAGCGATGTTGACGTGCTTTTGGAGTTTGAGGAAAACAGCGGGATAACTTTTGAAAACCGGGTTGAAATAATGGACAAGCTTTCGGCCCTTTTCGGGCGCCAGGTTGATTTGGTCGACAAAAGATCGTTGCGCAATCCATTCCGCCGCCAGGCAATACTTTCCACCGCGGAACTGATATATGCAGCTTGA
- a CDS encoding zinc-binding dehydrogenase — MSDRSAVFTEPLAAAFEVLEQVDIKPSHRVAVLGDGKLGLLVAMVLRRTACKLVCVGKRHERLGILSKLGIETMEASAARNIEWEYDVVVDATGSASGMQDAARMVKPRGTIVMKTTVADQRAIDLNALVINEITVTGSRCGPFPKAIEALKKGEVDPEPLISCIMNLDGGAAILENAKRKDVIKALISIQ, encoded by the coding sequence GTGAGCGACCGGAGCGCCGTGTTCACAGAGCCGCTGGCGGCGGCGTTCGAAGTTTTGGAACAAGTGGATATCAAACCATCCCACCGGGTGGCCGTTTTGGGCGATGGAAAACTGGGGCTGCTTGTGGCGATGGTGTTGCGGCGGACTGCCTGCAAACTGGTTTGCGTTGGCAAGCGCCATGAACGGCTGGGGATACTCTCCAAACTCGGGATAGAGACGATGGAAGCTTCTGCCGCCCGCAATATCGAATGGGAATATGACGTGGTTGTGGACGCCACCGGCTCAGCCTCCGGGATGCAAGACGCCGCCAGGATGGTAAAGCCGCGCGGAACCATCGTGATGAAGACCACCGTCGCGGACCAACGGGCGATAGACTTGAACGCACTCGTGATAAACGAGATCACCGTCACCGGCTCCCGTTGCGGCCCTTTTCCAAAGGCGATAGAAGCGCTGAAAAAGGGAGAAGTGGACCCGGAGCCGCTGATATCCTGTATCATGAATCTGGACGGCGGAGCGGCGATACTGGAAAACGCAAAACGCAAAGATGTTATAAAAGCGTTGATTTCGATACAATAG
- a CDS encoding alcohol dehydrogenase catalytic domain-containing protein, producing MRAVVLRGSGVTLEKDYPDPTPKPDEALIRPLLCGVCNTDLELARGYMGFSGVLGHEFVGVVEEAPDKGLIGKRVAGEINCPCGECQFCMGGLGTIAPTAPCLESPGGTEFSPTVSPCQCKTFTSSRIR from the coding sequence ATGCGGGCCGTCGTTCTGCGCGGATCCGGCGTGACGCTGGAAAAGGACTATCCTGACCCAACCCCCAAGCCCGACGAAGCGCTCATCCGCCCGCTGCTTTGCGGGGTGTGCAACACCGATCTGGAACTGGCGCGCGGATACATGGGCTTTTCCGGCGTTCTGGGGCACGAGTTCGTGGGGGTGGTCGAGGAAGCGCCGGACAAGGGGCTTATCGGCAAGCGGGTGGCAGGGGAAATCAATTGCCCCTGCGGAGAATGCCAATTCTGCATGGGTGGGCTGGGCACCATTGCCCCAACCGCACCGTGCTTGGAATCGCCGGGCGGGACGGAGTTTTCGCCGACCGTTTCACCCTGCCAATGCAAAACCTTCACATCATCCCGGATTCGGTGA